AGAATATGGCATCACAGAGAATAATTCTACAAACTGATTATAAAATCCAGAACCTAGTTTTGCCAAAATTTCCTCATAAAATCCATAGTAATAATTAGTAATCGGGCTTTCATGATTACCACGCAACACTATAATGTGTTCTGGATCTCTTAGTTTGGCTGTCAGTATAAGTCCAAGATTATCAAGTCCTGTATCACTTCTATCCACATAATCGCCAAGAAATACTATTAAATCAACAACACCCCGATACTCCCGAAGAACTTTCTGTGTAACATCTACAGCGCCATGCGTATCACCTACAAAGAGCGCAGATTTAGCAGTAGTCTCTATTAAACTAGGTTCATCCATAAAACGTTGTATTGATTCATGTATGAGATCATCTAAATTATTAAAAACCATTTCTCTCAATAAATAAAAAATAGGCAGCTATTTATTTCTGTATGTATAATTATCTAATGATACATGGTGTGATAATGAGATGTATATGACACGTATAACATTAGAATTTATACCCGAATCCACTATTACCATAGATGGTTTTACATCAACAGTATCGAAACTCATACTTAAAAATGTACAGAATTATGAAACTACAATTTTAGATATTATTACTAACAATGCATTAAGCAACTTAACAGTATCACCTATCATGAGTAATAATAAGCCCATATATAAATTTCAGAATCCACGAAAAAAATCATCGTTAGTTTCACTATATGAGAATAAAAAATATGTCTTTCATGTATCATTTTTATCTAAAAATCCTATTAACGAATTACAAGACTTTCTTGCAAAAAATATATCAAGCAGTTGGCGCATTTCACTTTATAATACTGACATCCTCTTGGCAGCATCGCAAGTTAAAAGCGTCAATATCAATGAATTGTTAATAAATATTACAGGTGATTTCAGGGTAGACTTCATAACACCAACGCAATTTGTAATCAAAATACCAATGCCCACCACAAAATCATGGTTAAGACTATTTCCGCTTTCTCATACCCTAATATCAAGCATCACATCACACTGGAATAAACATGTTCCAAATGAAATGAAAATCGATGTGGAGAATATAAGTAAAATATCATACAGCTACATACATGAAGCTGGATATCATTTAAACCCAGTAACAATTGTGATACGAGATAACAGCCATAAACACGTGATACGAGGGTTCATAGGTTGGTGTGTATATAAAGTTGATGAAAGACTCAACCTCAAAACAAGAAACGTTATAGCAAGACTCTTAGCATATGCAGAATTTATCGGTGTTGGTAAAGGAAAAGAAATGGGACTAGGCATGATAAAAGTGAGACCAGGAAAAATCATACATGAAACACAGAGCGAACAACAAGAAGAAATCATAAAAAATATAGGTTAAAATAATCTAATAAAAGTCGTTATAACTAACATGCAATAAGTTAAATATGTAGTAAAACTATAATACTATGATATTCAATGCCAGGTTTTACGGTCTATGGTAAGAACGGAATTGTTGTGTCACAAAATTATCATGCATCAATGGCTGGGATTAAAATACTTGAGAACGGAGGAAACGCATTCGATGCGGCAATTACAATAAGTTCAGTTCTTTCAGTAGTAATTCCTCACACTGGTGGATTAGGCGGTGATGGTTTTATACTCGCAATAACACCGGATAGTATTATAGGTTATAATGGTTCAGGTCCTGCTCCTTCAGGGTTCGATGAAAAGGAATACATAAACATTAAACCAATACGTGGACCACTAACCATTACAATACCAGGCTTAGTAGACTTATGGCGATGGATTTATGACAAGTATTGCACAAAAGGTCTTGAAGAACTACTTTCACAAGCAATATCGTTAGCAGTTAACGGATTCCCAGTTAGTGATGAATTGGCGCGCGCTACGGAAGCTTCGAAAAATACTCTTGCCGCTTATCAAGGTTGGAATAGATTGTACGGAAATCTAAAATCTGGTGATTGGTTCATACAAAAAGATCTAGGTGAGGTATTGAAAAAAATAGGTAAATTTGGACCTGAAGAATTTTACAAAGGAGAACTTGCAGGAGAATTAATTAGTGGTTTAAGAGCACAGGATGTGCCGATAGACATTAGAGATTTGAGAGTTTATAAAGGCGAACAAGTCAGACCGTTAAGATCAGAATATAGAAATTATGACGTTTATGAATTACCACCCAATACCCAAGGCATTACAACACTTGAAATTCTGTCTATGATAGAAGAATCTAATGTTGATAAGTTAGATTTTAACGATACACAAAGAATTGCATTGCAATTAAAAATCGCAGGATTAGCGTATGAAGATCGCGATACGTTTTTAGGAGATCCAAGATTTTTCCAAATACCTGTCGAGAAACTTCTCTCTAAAAATTATCTAAGAAACAGAATACAAAAGAAACAAGGTAATATACTAAAAGATGCCGATACAACATTCTTTGCAGTTGCTGATAGGTTTGGTAACATGGTAGGATTCATTCAAAGTCTCTTTTACCCATTTGGGTCAGGAATAGTAGTTAAAGGAATACCGTTTCAAAATAGAGGTGTAGGATTCGCTAAATCCCTCTCATCTCCAAATAGACCAGGTAAAGGCAGAAGACCCCTCCATACACTTTCAATACTTCTAGCAGAAAAAGGTGAACGAAAACTTATTATTGGATGTGCAGGTGGAGATTTACGACCTCAAATTCATTCTGAAATACTTGAAAATATTATTAGCTATAACATGAAAATTTCCAAAGCTGTAGACGCACCAAGGTTTATGTTAACTGAGTGGAATAAACACTTTACTGCAATTATTGAAGGAAGGTTATCATTACCAAAAAGTAATGAGATAAAAATAGAAACATTACCATATTACAGTAGCAGTGTAGGGATAGCAAACGTAATCGAATATACACAAGGGATGTACGCTGCCACATCTGATCCAAGAAGTGAAGGAGTCGCTATGGCAATATAATCATGTAACTTTCACCTCAATTTTTTGCAGTATTTTTCTTAGTATGTCGATGGTGTTTCTTATATCATCGTATGTTATCATGTATGGTGGTAAAAATCTAACAGTAGTTACTCCAGCTTTAAGCGATAAGATCTTTTCCTCTTGAAGTGTCTTTATGATACTTGATGGGTTTGTACGCATATCGATTCCTATCATAAATCCAATTCCTCTAATATCACGCACAATATCAAAATCTTTTAAATTAACCTTAAGTAGATTAATAAAATCCTTTCCCTTCTCTCTAACATTATTAGTTACATTATCGCTTTTTAAAACTCTTACTGATGCAGTAACAGCAGCCATAGCAAGAGGATTTCCACCGTATGTACTGCCGTGATCACCTTCATCCAGCTTACTGGCAATCCAATCTGGCATGAATACTGCACTCACTGGAAAACCTCCGCCAATGGCCTTACCAGCAGCCATTATATCTGGTTTTGTATTAAAATGTTGATGCGCCCATATTTTTCCAGTCCTTCCAAATCCACTCTGAATTTCATCTACTATAAGAATACTACCAGTATCATCAGCAATATCCCTCAAAGCTTTCATAAAATCTGGCTGTGCGGGTATAACGCCTCCTTCACCTTGGACTGGTTCGACTATTATTCCTGCAACAGTATCGTTCACAACCTTTAATGATTCAATATTATTGAATTCAGCAAATATAACATCACTCATAAGGGGTTCGAAAGGTTCTCTATACTTTTTATTCCATGTAAGGGATAAAGCTGCAAAAGTCCTGCCGTGAAAAGAATTTTTAAAAGCAACAAATTTCTTTCTTTTTGTGACCTTTTTAGCAATTTTCACTGCCAATTCTATAGCTTCACTACCACTATTTAAAAGAAAAACATTATTAAGGTCATCAGGTTTCACGTATTCAAGTTCATTTAACATTTCATCACGTATTGATGATGAGAAAGCTGTAGACAAAGTCATTATTTCGTTCATTTGTCTACTTAAATATTCAATAACAACTTTATTCCTATGACCAAGAAAAGCCACACCATGCCCAGTATGTAAATCAAGATATTTGACACCATTTTCATCCCATACGTACTGATCCTTACCCTTAACAATTTTAAGTCCTCTATTACCAAAAAAACTAATTAATTTCAACGTTTAACAGCCTCTACTATTTTTTCTAACAGTTTACCAGAAACGTTGAACCCGGTTACGCGTACAGTATTTTTATACTCGGGAATTCCATTAACTTCATCAACTAAATATCCTCGTGATGGGTCTTCGAAAATATCAATACCCAAAAATAGACCACCCACACTTTCTTTAACTTTCAAAGATAAATCGATTAATTTATCATCAATCTTTAATGGCTCTGCCCTTGCGCCCAGCGCAGTATTTGTTCTCCAATCCTTTTCATTAACCCTGTATATACCCACAGGAACTTCATCACCAATTACAAAAATCCTTATATCCCTATTAGGTTTTCTCACATATTCTTGGATGTAAAAGATATTTTTAAACAATGCGTTTGAATATTCCTGGTATTCTAAAAGACTTTTTAATGAATTCTCGTCATCAGCTTTCGCAACCATCCGACCCCAACTGCCATTAACCGGCTTAATAACAACAGGATATCCAATCTTTTGAGCCAATTTTATAGCTTCATCCCTATTATAAGCTATTCCAGTTCTAGGCACAGGTATATTATTTTTAGCTAATATTGCAGTAGTGTATATTTTGTTCTCACATACTTCTAGTACACGGGATGGATTAACAACAAACAATAATTTTGATTCAAAAAGAATAGTAGAAGTGTACGCTCTGCTATGGCTAACTCCTCTTTGAATCACAGCATTAATATCTAAGTTTAATCCATCATTTATATTAACAAAAAAATCTTTTAGATAAATTGGTGTGATCTTAATTTGCCGATTTTTTGCTTCATTGATTATATCATTTTCTTCCCATCGTAAAAAGTCGTATGCTATTCCTAATTTCACTCTCCCCAATCCTCTCCAATCTCTGCTAGCTTCAGTACAAGACCACCATCATTTACATGCACTTCTAATACTGCACCACAACTGTGTTCTATGATTTCTCCTGGTAATGCATCATCTGGAACTTTTACATTTCCACCACATAATGGGCATCGAGTGATCATTGCCGTTGTCACCTCCGAGCTCTAATATATTTTGGTACGATAAATAAAAGGATTTTTATTAAAAATTGTTCGAAATAAAAATAATCCCGCATGTACATGTTACAACCACGTTCTTAAAACAATTATACTGTTCGTACCAGAAACTCCCTCAATACTTCTTATAGCATCGATGCTTTTATTGACCATTGTAATGTTGTTTCCTCTTATTATAACTAATATGTCATAATCTCCAGTAGTTTCATAAACTGTCTCTACACCATCAATAGCTATGATCTTCTTCGAAACCTCTGGTGTACTTATTGGAGGTGTTGTTTTCACCATCACAACTGCCCTTACCTCATTCTTTAGCTCATAATCGATCGTAAATCTTTTTATTACACCCATTCGTATTAACTTTTCTACTCTCTTTCTTACAGCAGCTTCGCTCACATTTAGCTCTCTTGCTATCACAGTATATGGTGTTCGCACATTCTTTCTCAAAATACTAAGTATTCTCAAATCCTTCTCATCAACCTTATTCAATAACAGTCCCCCCATCATTTAATGCATTATTTATAGGATCATCCACTAAACCAGACGATATTACCACCTTACGCACCCCAGCATTAACAGCTTCAGACCCCATAAGAAGTTTTCTATTCATGCCAGGACTAATCTTAGAGGCCATTTCTATTGCTTCATTAGCAGAAAAGTGCTTCACTATTTTATTGTTAAAAATCACACCATCAACGTCAGTAAGAAAAATCAGCTTTTCAACCTTACCGCTTATAGCTATAACTTTTGCTACTTGATCACCATCAACGTTAAGAGGAACACGTTCAGAAACATCTATAGCCACTGGAGAGATCACAACAACATCAACAAGACTAAGTAAAGCATTAAGTAAACTGAAATTCACATCATTGATCTTCCCAGTATAGCCACCATCGATGGCTCGCTTACGCCCACGCTCATCAATAATTATAACCTTTTTCTTTCGAACAGCAGTGAAAAGAGGACCATCAACACCAGTAACACCTATAACCTTTTTACCAAAACCAATTAACATTGACGTAATCATTTTGTTTATTAAACTCATCACCATAACATAAACATCTAACTCCTCACGAGACGTATAACGACTCACAACACCTTCAGGTGACATAATAAATTTAGGTTCAATACTCATCCTTTTACTATACTCAGTCACTTGATCTCCACCACCATGAACAAGAATTAGTTTTCCCTGATAAGATACAATACTCTTAACCAACTTATCCAAATTATTTTTAATAACCCTACCGCCAACTTTCACAACAATAACCATTGTTCACACCGGCCTTAAAGGAGGCATCATGAGACCTTCCCCTTCATCAAAACCCATAGATATGTTAAACGCTTGAACCGCCTGTCCGGCACCACCCTTAATTAGATTATCTAACGCTGCAAACATGGTAACTCTGTTAACACGCTTCTCAAAGGCAAACCCAATATCAGCAAAATTACTCCCAACCACATACTTTGGATCTGGATACGGAGGAAAACCTTTAACAATACGAATAAACTTTTTATCTTTATAAAATCCTGAGACAATTTTTAATAAATCCAAATTACTCAATGCATTTTTAACCCAAATATGTGCAGAAGCCAACACACCTCTCACACTGCCTACAGCATGAGGAATAAGGCTTACCTTCACAACATTCTTAGAAAATCGATTTAATTCTTGTTCAACCTCAGCTACGTGCCTATGTCCCTCAGCTTCATAAGGTCTAATAGCATGTTCACGTTCCGGATGATGACTACCCATAGTAGGTTTAGAACCACTCTCGCTGCTGCCAGCTTTTATATCAACAATAACATTATCATAAATTAAACTATTAGCTGCGAGAGGTGCCAAGGCTAGTATAGAGGCAGTTGCATTACAACCCGGAGATGCTATCAAGCTAGCATTCCGCAACTCATCAAAATGTAATTCAGGTAGCCCATAAACAGCCTTAGTCAGGAGATCAGGTTGAGGATGTTCGATTCCATACCAAATCTTATAGAGCTCAGGATCTTTAAGCCTATAATCAGCACTAAGATCAATCACTCGCAAACCAACATTTAAAAGGTTTGGAACCAAAGTCATCGAGACACCATGTGGTACAGACAAAAACACTACATCCGATAGGTTCGTTAACTTATTTATATCATATTCTGAAAACTTCAAAGAATAAAATCCTCTTAAGTTTGGATGCACAAAAGTTATAGGTTTTCCAACGTATTCTTTAGAAGTCACATAAGTCACTTCGACTTTCGAATGACTAGCTAAGATCCTTAATAACTCTCCTCCATTATAACCCGAACCACCAACTATGGAAACTCTAACCATAAATACTAAAAATAACTCCAAAATAAAACATTTTTGTTACATTAAGAACAAAAAGAAAAAACAATAAAACAAATAAAACATTAAAA
This is a stretch of genomic DNA from Thermoprotei archaeon. It encodes these proteins:
- a CDS encoding metallophosphoesterase, translated to MVFNNLDDLIHESIQRFMDEPSLIETTAKSALFVGDTHGAVDVTQKVLREYRGVVDLIVFLGDYVDRSDTGLDNLGLILTAKLRDPEHIIVLRGNHESPITNYYYGFYEEILAKLGSGFYNQFVELFSVMPYSIKVNGVLGLHGGIPRDVEDLSRITEIQKGDEEPRDPIAFQILWNDPSPDIRGFEPSPRGSGIYLFGMDVAEKFLKKNELYMLVRGHEVCPEGYRIDFNGLVITVFSSRYHGGYAGALLVKDNNELRFLTL
- the cas6 gene encoding CRISPR-associated endoribonuclease Cas6 — translated: MYMTRITLEFIPESTITIDGFTSTVSKLILKNVQNYETTILDIITNNALSNLTVSPIMSNNKPIYKFQNPRKKSSLVSLYENKKYVFHVSFLSKNPINELQDFLAKNISSSWRISLYNTDILLAASQVKSVNINELLINITGDFRVDFITPTQFVIKIPMPTTKSWLRLFPLSHTLISSITSHWNKHVPNEMKIDVENISKISYSYIHEAGYHLNPVTIVIRDNSHKHVIRGFIGWCVYKVDERLNLKTRNVIARLLAYAEFIGVGKGKEMGLGMIKVRPGKIIHETQSEQQEEIIKNIG
- the lysX gene encoding lysine biosynthesis protein LysX; its protein translation is MKLGIAYDFLRWEENDIINEAKNRQIKITPIYLKDFFVNINDGLNLDINAVIQRGVSHSRAYTSTILFESKLLFVVNPSRVLEVCENKIYTTAILAKNNIPVPRTGIAYNRDEAIKLAQKIGYPVVIKPVNGSWGRMVAKADDENSLKSLLEYQEYSNALFKNIFYIQEYVRKPNRDIRIFVIGDEVPVGIYRVNEKDWRTNTALGARAEPLKIDDKLIDLSLKVKESVGGLFLGIDIFEDPSRGYLVDEVNGIPEYKNTVRVTGFNVSGKLLEKIVEAVKR
- a CDS encoding aspartate aminotransferase family protein, whose amino-acid sequence is MKLISFFGNRGLKIVKGKDQYVWDENGVKYLDLHTGHGVAFLGHRNKVVIEYLSRQMNEIMTLSTAFSSSIRDEMLNELEYVKPDDLNNVFLLNSGSEAIELAVKIAKKVTKRKKFVAFKNSFHGRTFAALSLTWNKKYREPFEPLMSDVIFAEFNNIESLKVVNDTVAGIIVEPVQGEGGVIPAQPDFMKALRDIADDTGSILIVDEIQSGFGRTGKIWAHQHFNTKPDIMAAGKAIGGGFPVSAVFMPDWIASKLDEGDHGSTYGGNPLAMAAVTASVRVLKSDNVTNNVREKGKDFINLLKVNLKDFDIVRDIRGIGFMIGIDMRTNPSSIIKTLQEEKILSLKAGVTTVRFLPPYMITYDDIRNTIDILRKILQKIEVKVT
- a CDS encoding sulfonate ABC transporter; amino-acid sequence: MITRCPLCGGNVKVPDDALPGEIIEHSCGAVLEVHVNDGGLVLKLAEIGEDWGE
- the argC gene encoding N-acetyl-gamma-glutamyl-phosphate reductase, with amino-acid sequence MVRVSIVGGSGYNGGELLRILASHSKVEVTYVTSKEYVGKPITFVHPNLRGFYSLKFSEYDINKLTNLSDVVFLSVPHGVSMTLVPNLLNVGLRVIDLSADYRLKDPELYKIWYGIEHPQPDLLTKAVYGLPELHFDELRNASLIASPGCNATASILALAPLAANSLIYDNVIVDIKAGSSESGSKPTMGSHHPEREHAIRPYEAEGHRHVAEVEQELNRFSKNVVKVSLIPHAVGSVRGVLASAHIWVKNALSNLDLLKIVSGFYKDKKFIRIVKGFPPYPDPKYVVGSNFADIGFAFEKRVNRVTMFAALDNLIKGGAGQAVQAFNISMGFDEGEGLMMPPLRPV
- a CDS encoding [LysW]-aminoadipate/[LysW]-glutamate kinase, with amino-acid sequence MVIVVKVGGRVIKNNLDKLVKSIVSYQGKLILVHGGGDQVTEYSKRMSIEPKFIMSPEGVVSRYTSREELDVYVMVMSLINKMITSMLIGFGKKVIGVTGVDGPLFTAVRKKKVIIIDERGRKRAIDGGYTGKINDVNFSLLNALLSLVDVVVISPVAIDVSERVPLNVDGDQVAKVIAISGKVEKLIFLTDVDGVIFNNKIVKHFSANEAIEMASKISPGMNRKLLMGSEAVNAGVRKVVISSGLVDDPINNALNDGGTVIE
- the lysM gene encoding HTH-type transcriptional regulator LysM — translated: MGGLLLNKVDEKDLRILSILRKNVRTPYTVIARELNVSEAAVRKRVEKLIRMGVIKRFTIDYELKNEVRAVVMVKTTPPISTPEVSKKIIAIDGVETVYETTGDYDILVIIRGNNITMVNKSIDAIRSIEGVSGTNSIIVLRTWL
- a CDS encoding gamma-glutamyltransferase family protein; this translates as MPGFTVYGKNGIVVSQNYHASMAGIKILENGGNAFDAAITISSVLSVVIPHTGGLGGDGFILAITPDSIIGYNGSGPAPSGFDEKEYINIKPIRGPLTITIPGLVDLWRWIYDKYCTKGLEELLSQAISLAVNGFPVSDELARATEASKNTLAAYQGWNRLYGNLKSGDWFIQKDLGEVLKKIGKFGPEEFYKGELAGELISGLRAQDVPIDIRDLRVYKGEQVRPLRSEYRNYDVYELPPNTQGITTLEILSMIEESNVDKLDFNDTQRIALQLKIAGLAYEDRDTFLGDPRFFQIPVEKLLSKNYLRNRIQKKQGNILKDADTTFFAVADRFGNMVGFIQSLFYPFGSGIVVKGIPFQNRGVGFAKSLSSPNRPGKGRRPLHTLSILLAEKGERKLIIGCAGGDLRPQIHSEILENIISYNMKISKAVDAPRFMLTEWNKHFTAIIEGRLSLPKSNEIKIETLPYYSSSVGIANVIEYTQGMYAATSDPRSEGVAMAI